Proteins encoded in a region of the Salipiger sp. CCB-MM3 genome:
- a CDS encoding alpha/beta hydrolase has product MTTAAFAHHLHRPDAADGSALLLLHGTGGTETDLIPLGQMLAPRATLLGLRGRATDEGVTRWFRRLEMARFDQAQIRSEAQAFSEALPALLQQERIDPARLTVLGYSNGANFAAALMALHPKLLRRAILLRPMLVLEEPPEPDLSHLEVLTLAGEADPYGRYAPALNDWLERCGAALDARLLPAGHGLGQGDLAAASDWLAKRAN; this is encoded by the coding sequence ATGACCACCGCCGCCTTCGCCCATCACCTGCACCGCCCCGACGCCGCGGATGGCTCCGCGCTGCTGCTCTTGCATGGCACCGGCGGCACAGAGACCGATCTCATCCCGCTGGGGCAGATGCTGGCACCGCGGGCCACGCTTCTGGGCCTGCGCGGCCGCGCCACCGACGAAGGGGTGACCCGCTGGTTCCGGCGGCTGGAGATGGCGCGCTTCGATCAGGCGCAGATCCGCAGCGAGGCGCAGGCCTTTTCCGAAGCCCTGCCCGCGCTTCTGCAGCAAGAGCGGATCGACCCGGCGCGCCTCACCGTGCTGGGCTATTCCAACGGCGCCAATTTCGCCGCGGCGCTCATGGCGCTGCACCCCAAGCTGCTGCGCCGCGCGATCCTCCTGCGTCCCATGCTGGTGCTGGAAGAGCCGCCCGAACCGGATCTGTCGCATCTCGAGGTGCTGACACTCGCCGGTGAGGCCGATCCCTATGGCCGCTACGCCCCGGCGCTCAATGACTGGCTGGAGCGTTGCGGCGCGGCGCTCGACGCCCGCCTGCTGCCCGCCGGGCATGGTCTTGGGCAGGGCGATCTTGCGGCGGCCTCGGACTGGCTGGCCAAACGCGCGAACTGA
- a CDS encoding PPC domain-containing DNA-binding protein — protein sequence MSPETPQFADLKSLWPGAATRFLALRLLPGDDLRAALQAAFAAEREHAGFVVACVGSLSKVALRPAGKDSAMLLEVTLEIVSLSGTFSKDGPHLHISVSDSRGQMLGGHLLEGSIVRTTAEVILGLAPVHFRRAPDPRTGYPELFFD from the coding sequence ATGAGCCCCGAAACCCCGCAGTTCGCAGATCTCAAATCCCTATGGCCCGGCGCGGCGACTCGCTTCCTCGCGCTGCGCCTGCTGCCCGGCGATGATCTGCGCGCCGCCCTGCAGGCCGCGTTTGCAGCCGAGCGCGAGCATGCGGGATTCGTCGTCGCCTGTGTCGGCAGCCTCTCCAAAGTCGCCCTGCGCCCCGCCGGAAAGGACAGCGCGATGCTGCTGGAGGTGACGCTCGAGATCGTCTCACTGTCGGGCACCTTCTCGAAGGACGGCCCCCATCTGCATATCTCGGTGTCGGATTCGCGCGGCCAGATGCTCGGCGGGCATCTGCTCGAAGGGTCGATCGTGCGCACCACCGCCGAGGTGATCCTCGGCCTCGCCCCGGTGCATTTCCGCCGCGCGCCCGACCCGCGCACCGGCTACCCCGAGCTGTTCTTCGACTGA